CTGCGGATGCTGATGGCCGAGTGATCGTGGAACTCGCTGGTCGCCTGGGCGGCCCGCGTGATGTCCTGGCCGACGAAGTAGTCGTCAGCGAACCGCGTGTTGGCGTTGATGACCTCGTCGAAGGCGGTCCAGTCGACGTCGCGATAGGCGTGGACCAGCTTGGTCGTCTGGGCTTCGGCTTTCTCGGTCGGCGTTGAGACGGCCGACCCGGCGACCCACCACAGCAGCGACAGCAGCACGACGCCCGGTCCAATGAGTCGCAGGCGCGCGTCGCCCGCACGCAGCGACAAGATCAGAAGCACGATTCCAACAACCGCGGCCGCGGCGGGGGCGATGATCGGCGGGTCGAAGAGCCATTCCTCGGCAGCTTGCATGGCTGATCCTTGGTCGACGGGTTGCGTTGATCGGAGCAACGGGCGACGCCCGATAGCTCTAATGGCGACCGAGGACCGGCCGCCTGCCCCTGTCATGCGCACCAACGCCTCCTGTTCCACCTTCGCCACGCCCGAGCCCTATCTGCAGAGCCTCGCTGCCCTGTGGCAGTCTGACCCGAACCTCGCGAAACGCATCGAGTCCGCCGACGACGGACGAGCGTTGCAGGCAACGTCGCACACGCCCACGAGCGTCCGCGTCGGCCCGGACGTGCTGGCGACGGCGGTCGAAGGCGTCGAGACGGCACTGCCGATCTGGCGCGCGACGGGCAGCACCAAGGGCGCGGCCGTCGTCGCGTGCTGGGTGCCGGACCTGGAAACGCTCACTGACGGCCTGCTGCTGCCGGACGTTGCCGAAATGGTGGCGGACCAGCGGGTTCGGCTGTTCATCGGCAACGAGGACCCGGCCGTCGTGGCCGACCGGTTGTCCGGACGCTCGGTCCACCTTGCCGGCGGCGTGACGTGCATTGGTGAGTCGCCCGAGTTCAAGGCATTCGCCGCCGTCGTCGAAGCACTCGCCGAGCGCGAGCGGACCAACGTCAGCACGACCATCCAGCACAGCCGACGCACGACGATGAACGTCGCCGGCAACCTGGTTCGGTACGCGACGAGTCCGGGCATCGGCTTCCTTCAGAACGCTGCCAAAGGCCGGGCCGGCATCCTCGTGTCTGCCGGGCCATCGTTGCGTCGGAACGTCGATCGCCTTCGTGACGCCCGAGACGCCGGTTTCGTCATCGTCGCGGTCCAGACGGCCGTCAAGCCGTTGCTCGCCGCCGGGGTGACGCCGCACCTGGTTTGCAGCCTCGACCACAGCGAGATCGCCGCCCGGTTCATGCAGGACCTGCCCGACGACCTGGACGCACTCCTCGTCGCTGAGCCCAAGGCCAACCCGGTGGTCATCGACACCTGGTCCAACGGCGGCACGCGGCCCGTCGCGCTACTTGGGAACGTGACGGCCGAGTCGATGCTGCGGGAGCTGGCTTGCGATCGCCCGACGCTCCCGGCGTCGGCGACGGTGGCCCACCTTGCCTTCCGCGTCATCGAATACCTCGGCTGCGACACGGCCGTGCTGGTCGGGCAGGACCTCGGCTTTGCGGACGGCCTGGCCTACGCGCCCGGCACCGGCTACGACGACGCCTGGCGTCCAGAAACCGGGCGGTTCTGCACGTTTGAGATGAAACAGTGGGAACAGATCGCCCGCGACCGACGGGCACTCGCCACGGTCACCGACTACCGCGGCAACCCGGCCTACACCGAGCAGCGGCTCGCGACGTATTTGCACCAGTTCGAACAGATGTTCGCCGAGACGGCACTGGAAGTCGTCGACGCGACTGAGGGCGGCATCGCCAAGCGCGGGGCGAC
This sequence is a window from Planctomycetota bacterium. Protein-coding genes within it:
- a CDS encoding 6-hydroxymethylpterin diphosphokinase MptE-like protein, yielding MRTNASCSTFATPEPYLQSLAALWQSDPNLAKRIESADDGRALQATSHTPTSVRVGPDVLATAVEGVETALPIWRATGSTKGAAVVACWVPDLETLTDGLLLPDVAEMVADQRVRLFIGNEDPAVVADRLSGRSVHLAGGVTCIGESPEFKAFAAVVEALAERERTNVSTTIQHSRRTTMNVAGNLVRYATSPGIGFLQNAAKGRAGILVSAGPSLRRNVDRLRDARDAGFVIVAVQTAVKPLLAAGVTPHLVCSLDHSEIAARFMQDLPDDLDALLVAEPKANPVVIDTWSNGGTRPVALLGNVTAESMLRELACDRPTLPASATVAHLAFRVIEYLGCDTAVLVGQDLGFADGLAYAPGTGYDDAWRPETGRFCTFEMKQWEQIARDRRALATVTDYRGNPAYTEQRLATYLHQFEQMFAETALEVVDATEGGIAKRGATLDTLDHAIEQFRSDAGPFEVPEPESTTTIDAEDVARCLSHRLAEAERIADIADATAGPVRQTLEHPSDASIVNRAVAEIDRIRRPLANDLDLSRTFGLCATMTQQSEHDRVLADIRIEAAGGDDVQRRRQTSRRDLSHVEATALAARDLANVLRSL